The Hymenobacter sp. DG01 sequence CCGGAGCGGAAGAAGTAGGCATAGCAGTGAAGGTAGGTAAGGCAGCTTAATCCTTAAATAACATTCCGGGCAGCACAGGCACCCTGAGAAGCCCCCGGTGGGGTGCCCGCAGGTTTCCTGCACTACCCGGAACGGTACGGGCAAGCCCGCTAGAGGTCCAGCTTTTGGAGTTTCCCGAACTCAAGGCCCGTAATTACAGCGGCCAGCCCCTCTTCCTTGCCCTCCAGCCCGTAGCGGTGCAAATCCTTCAGAGGGCGGTCGGCGCGGAAGTAGGCAATCAGCACGAAGTGCTCATCGCGCAGCTGAATGTAATCCGGAATCTTGGCCTTGCCTTTTACTTTGATGATGTACATGCGCTGTAATGTGGGAAACATGAAGATGTGAAAAATGTGAAAATCTTGTACTGGTAGGCACATTCAACACATTTCCCACATTTCACACATTAAGAATTCACCTTCTTGTGGTCGGCCAGGAAAGTGGCGAGGCCTTTGTCGGTGAGGGGGTGGTTAAGCAGGCCGGTGATTACGTTCAAGGGACAGGTTACCACGTCGGCACCCAGCTCGGCGCACTGAATCAGGTGGGGTACGTGGCGTACCGAGGCGGCCAGCACCTGGGTAGGATAGCCGTAGTTGGAGAAGATATCCACGATCTGCTGAATCAGCTGCAGGCCATCGTGCCCGATATCATCGAGGCGGCCTACGAACGGCGACACATAGGTAGCACCGGCTTTGGCGGCCAGCAGGGCCTGTCCGGCCGAGAAAATCAGGGTGCAGTTGGTTTTGATGCCTTTGTCGGAGAAGTAGCGGATGGCTTTTACCCCGTCGCGAATCATGGGCACTTTCACCACAATGTTGGGGTGCAGCTCGGCCAGG is a genomic window containing:
- the fsa gene encoding fructose-6-phosphate aldolase translates to MKFFIDTANLKEIQEAVELGVLDGVTTNPSLMAKEGIKGTDAVMAHYRQICEIVDGDVSAEVIATDYEGIIREGEALAELHPNIVVKVPMIRDGVKAIRYFSDKGIKTNCTLIFSAGQALLAAKAGATYVSPFVGRLDDIGHDGLQLIQQIVDIFSNYGYPTQVLAASVRHVPHLIQCAELGADVVTCPLNVITGLLNHPLTDKGLATFLADHKKVNS
- a CDS encoding fructose-6-phosphate aldolase, whose amino-acid sequence is MYIIKVKGKAKIPDYIQLRDEHFVLIAYFRADRPLKDLHRYGLEGKEEGLAAVITGLEFGKLQKLDL